The Cucurbita pepo subsp. pepo cultivar mu-cu-16 unplaced genomic scaffold, ASM280686v2 Cp4.1_scaffold000273, whole genome shotgun sequence genome window below encodes:
- the LOC111784762 gene encoding probable transcription factor At1g61730, translated as MASKRHSRTLNSYSSEDNSDSEYKIEEESSEESEEQSKRNNNSSKKRIKRRVLEWEEEDEIIVLQQLYQFGGSNASYSKAFYEFVKKRLNNNQVSMNQMSNKIDRFKKEYLKNECRKKVNDLKFSEYHEFEVFMLSRRIWGGKRSKSNGGRMKYAKGFSEYLEEMDIDIDCLTPSCLEHFKKEWEVQLLMYIELLSKKSKFDAKLMELLFTKSSHNN; from the coding sequence ATGGCTTCTAAACGCCATTCAAGAACGTTGAATTCTTATTCAAGTGAAGACAATTCAGATTCAGAGTACAAAATAGAAGAGGAAAGTAGCGAAGAATCAGAGGAGCAATCAAAGAGAAACAACAATAGCAgcaaaaagagaataaaaaggAGAGTATTGGagtgggaagaagaagatgaaatcaTTGTGTTGCAACAACTCTACCAATTCGGAGGAAGCAATGCTTCATATTCAAAGGCCTTCTACGAGTTCGTGAAGAAGAGATTAAACAACAATCAAGTGTCGATGAATCAAATGAGTAACAAAATCGACCGATTCAAAAAGGAATATCTAAAGAACGAGTGTCGAAAGAAAgtgaatgatttgaaattcTCGGAGTATCATGAATTTGAAGTGTTTATGTTGTCAAGGAGAATATGGGGAGGTAAGAGAAGCAAAAGCAATGGAGGTAGGATGAAGTATGCAAAAGGATTCTCGGAGTATCTGGAAGAAATGGATATCGATATCGATTGTTTAACGCCTTCGTGTTTGGAACATTTTAAGAAAGAGTGGGAAGTTCAGTTGCTTATGTACATCGAGCTTTTGTCTAAGAAGTCCAAGTTTGATGCTAAGCTTATGGAATTGTTGTTTACAAAGTCTTCacacaataattaa
- the LOC111784764 gene encoding STOREKEEPER protein-like, with amino-acid sequence MQEEEVECPNEEDGEEEMKETKNESGTKFPKLWSEEDEISLVSGYYEYQGIKAKSDIGGFYEFIKPRLIRSCVKQSQVSDKICRLKKKFMENSSKFEHNTHNTPHLQTLFELSTKIWGSMVCSKFEVSNDLMCEEFDGFLFHEGVDVELLESERVRSMKRKFGEVQLCRSRFEYKQAKLAKNMERLKYDHYNRALVKFFP; translated from the coding sequence ATGCAAGAGGAGGAGGTGGAGTGTCCCAATGAAGAAGATGGCGAAGAAGAgatgaaagaaacaaagaatgaGAGTGGAACCAAGTTTCCAAAGCTATGgagtgaagaagatgagattAGTTTGGTAAGTGGGTATTACGAGTATCAAGGAATAAAAGCCAAATCCGACATTGGTGGATTTTATGAATTCATAAAGCCTCGACTCATCCGTAGCTGTGTGAAGCAATCTCAAGTTTCAGATAAGATTTGTCGTCTAAAGAAGAAGTTCATGGAGAATTCATCCAAATTTGAACACAATACCCACAACACTCCTCACCTCCAAACACTATTTGAACTGTCCACCAAAATTTGGGGCAGTATGGTATGTTCGAAGTTTGAGGTGTCCAATGATTTAATGTGCGAAGAATTTGATGGCTTCCTTTTCCATGAAGGAGTGGATGTTGAGTTGTTGGAGAGTGAGAGAGTGAGAAGCATGAAGAGGAAATTTGGGGAGGTCCAGCTTTGTAGAAGCAGATTCGAGTACAAGCAAGCCAAACTTGCCAAGAACATGGAAAGGCTGAAGTATGATCATTATAATAGGGCGTTGGTGAAGTTCTTTCCTTGA
- the LOC111784765 gene encoding uncharacterized protein LOC111784765 — MAEKLCAIQAKMRESKKRKRKGNNERGNFPNAREVCRMGVEALKNHCLGYRANYMVKFAQSVESGRINLQSLEKPVSSPDAFPKIKGFGPFATANIFMCLGFYHQLPIDTETIRHLKQVHGIQYCTKKTVGEDVKQIYDTYAPYQCLAYWLELVQYYETKFGKLSELSSFDYHKISGSTLHL; from the exons ATGGCGGAGAAGCTATGTGCGATACAAGCCAAAATGAGGGAAAGtaagaagaggaaaaggaaagggaaTAATGAAAGAGGCAATTTTCCAAATGCAAGGGAGGTTTGTAGGATGGGAGTTGAAGCGTTGAAGAATCATTGCCTTGGTTATAGAGCTAATTACATGGTTAAATTTGCTCAAAGTGTTGAGAGTGGGAGAATTAACCTCCAATCATTAGAAAAACCAGTGTCCTCTCCGGATGCATTCCCTAAAATCAAAGGGTTTGGTCCTTTTGCGACAGCCAATATATTCATGTGCCTTGGATTTTACCACCAACTCCCAATTGATACTGAAACCATAAGGCACTTAAAACAAGTACATGGAATCCAATATTGCACCAAGAAGACAGTTGGGGAAGATGTGAAGCAAATTTACGACACCTATGCTCCTTATCAATGCTTGGCTTATTG GTTGGAGCTTGTCCAGTACTATGAGACCAAATTCGGAAAGCTAAGTGAATTGTCTTCCTTTGACTATCACAAGATTAGTGGCTCCACTCTCCACCtttga